Part of the Fischerella sp. PCC 9605 genome is shown below.
ATCACGATGCCATAGGAGAATTAACGCACATACGCAAGCAGTTATCTTGGTATCCCCATGATTTGTGGTTGTATTTACTGGCTGCTGTTTGGTGGCGTATCGAAAACGAAGAACATTTGATGGGACGTGCTGGTTATGTTGACGACGAACTTGGTTCATCCATTATTGGTGCGCGGCTAGTACGTGATTTGATGAGCTTGTGTTTTTTGATGGAAAAGCAGTACGCGCCATATCCCAAATGGTTCGGCTCTGCATTCAAGCAATTGAAATGTGCTGCACAACTAACGCCAATTTTGTGGCAAGTACAGCGTGCCCAAACTTGGCAACAACGAGAAAATGCTCTAAAAGGGGCATATTCATTTGTAGCGCGAATGCATAACACCCTTGGCATCACACAAAAGCTGCCAGAAACTGTATCAAACTTCCGCAAAACTCGACCCTTCCAAGTAATTCATGGTGATGTTTTCGCCAACGCGATTGTATCGCAAATCAAAGATGAAGCTGTTAAACGCCTAACAGAGCGTCCAATCATTGGCAGTATTGACTTATTTAGTGATAACAGCAATTTGCGATCGCAGATTATCTGGCGTTCAAAACTTCTCACCTTGTATCAATAGCTGAGGGCAGTTATACAGCGCTCCCTAGTTATAACCGGATGCCTGACAAAAGCGCGTACGCTGCGGGCGCGGGCGCGGGCGCGGGAGCGCCCGGAGCGGCTTCACGTTTTAACGAATAGGGGTAGTGTTACGGTCTTCAAGGGGCGTACTACATCATGCAAATCCGCTTGCAGCTTGAGTTTCACAGGCAATCGCCTGCGGTCAAATAGCGGCGGATCGCGGTCAGTTTTCGTGAAACGCGACATGCGGGCTAACCTTTTTCTGACACACCCAAGATCGCGATCGCGCCTACTGGACATCCGCTATAGCTTCACCAAAATCAGAAAAGAACCAAACCTGCGGTCAAATAGCGTGTCACAGTCTTCAAGGAGCGTACTACATGATGCAAATCCGCTCCCTGCTTGAGTTTCACCCTTAAATTAACTGCGGTCAAATAGCGGCGGATCGCGGTCAGTTTTCGTGAAACGCGACAATAAGTTATACTTAATTATTAGTTAGGGTGCAAGTATAAGTTTTGCTATTCCTAACTTTAAAAAACAACAAAAGCGACTTTAAGCAAAGTTGCTCAGAAACGATCCTACTTTGTGTTGACTTGACTGTTTGGAACAAGCTTTTAACAGTAACTTCTTTGATGCACAATTCTCAAGAATCACCAAATCCTAAGCAACTAGCCAAACTAATAAAGCAACTTAATCCACAAGATCAGTTACGCTTGCTTAAAGAGTTAGCTGGTGTGTTAAGCCCTAGTATGCTTGAAGCTATGAAGACTGAGGCCGAGCAGGCATGGGTACTCTCTAGGCTGGATGGAACCGAAGAGCTGGCAGAACTAGATCTGCGACCAGCTGAACATTTTGAAATTAAAGAAATCAAGCATAAACATTATGCGTATATACGATGGCGAGAAGATGGACGGCACAAATCTCAGTATTTAGGACCAATGCCCTTCCTGCCTGGTCATACATATACACTTACCAATAAACAAAATGGCAACACAAAAACCATAACTTCACTTGGCTTAGAAATAGAGAATAACCAAATTTACCTCAAGGTTCAAATCTTAAAACCCGTTCATACTATTAGAAGTTATCCTTATCCAGAATGCTTGGACACGATATTCAGCAAAAAAGAGTGGACAGTTCAGCAGGCAACCTCTCCCCTTACTGAAAGGGAAGAAACACTCAACCCTAAGCCCTCCAACCCACAAGACGCTACTACCCCACCTATTAAACCAAAACGGCATTAAACCAAAACGGCACTATCCACTTTCTGAATCATAACGCTCTTGTGAGAAACTTTTTGCTCCACCTGTAAAGGCTGGAAACACCAAAAATGGTTAAAATTTATGCGATCTAGAAATTTGCACTCATATCAATACTGCCTAGAGTCAATATCAACTCTAGAGCCAAAGAATGATGAGATCCCCTGACCTGGGCTGGTCTTGTTAGATGAGCAAAGTTTAAAGCTGTTTCAATTTCATCTAAAATACTGCCATTCTGGGATTTTTTTTGAGGTAGAACTTTTGCTACTCGTTTGAGCCGATCACCTAAATAATTCAATTTGATGCGAATTGTTTCTTCGGTTGGTAACTGTTCGTCACTATAATCAAACTTCTCAATTAATAGCTTTCGTACTTCACTTGCAGTTAGGCGTGTATACAGGTGGATTTAGTTTAAGAGTCATCAGAAGAAAAAATTGGGGTAAGAAAGATACAAGAAAACAAGTTACAGGACAAAGGAGAAGAGGAAGAGTAAATATTATGGGAGGTTTACGCTATCATGACAAGAAGAGAATAAATTTTGTAATTAAAAAAGGAAATGCAGATGTATTTTATGAACAGATTAAATCCTTGAACAATTTTCTGTTACAAGAATGGGTAGAGCAAGGAAAATCAATTGAATAATTTAAGGATAGTTCGGCAAAAATAGTTATTATCTTAGATAATGCTAGCTTTCATAAAAGAAAAGATATTTTAGATAAAATTGAGTCATAAATGCCAAATATTATCCTAGAATTTTTACCAGAGTATAGTCCAAATTATAATTTGATTGAATTGGTTTGGCATTCAGCAAAAGAATATATAGCTCATAGATTGTTCGAGTCTGTATCACAGCTAGAAGAATTGTTAAATAAATTGCTTAATGAAGGTGGTCTTATTATTAAGTGGGAGCGTAATACCCCGGTTGAATCCACCACTACATGTACAGCCTTATCCCTCGCGATGACCCCAAGGGTCATCGCATTGGGGAAAATGGATAAAGTCGAGCATAGTGCCAATATGCTTATCTCCCTTCTTAAAAAAATCGGAGAACATAATAGCTAATATGGTTAAATAGTACGCCAGTA
Proteins encoded:
- a CDS encoding DUF4037 domain-containing protein, which gives rise to MSQPEFISGLELNRRFYFEAVRPILNTHFPNLPHTAAYIGTGSDVLGFDTPMSTDHDWRPAVTIFLRSQDLHYAENIHEVMSYNLPHLFYGYPTNSVQAPDESQGTYVMQETTEYPINHSVWALTLRDFFWEYLCWDIEVLLTIGDWLTIGSQELRSVTGGAVYHDAIGELTHIRKQLSWYPHDLWLYLLAAVWWRIENEEHLMGRAGYVDDELGSSIIGARLVRDLMSLCFLMEKQYAPYPKWFGSAFKQLKCAAQLTPILWQVQRAQTWQQRENALKGAYSFVARMHNTLGITQKLPETVSNFRKTRPFQVIHGDVFANAIVSQIKDEAVKRLTERPIIGSIDLFSDNSNLRSQIIWRSKLLTLYQ